A single Inediibacterium massiliense DNA region contains:
- the hemZ gene encoding coproporphyrinogen dehydrogenase HemZ, which produces MNVLLKGHNFEYEVGELLKIFIHKENFKFVQQKALEDDQSFLLVSEYIKDECIAKATLFQKEKALLTKSIEHKITNDPLNLKKIIKRSIKIVMYDLLSEFYHVVPPWGILTGIRPTKIVHELIYEGFHIEDIQKRLKSQYRMSDEKIDLVTRIAQIEKNFIHSEQEDRVSVYISIPFCPTRCLYCSFPSHPYEEEKIKNYLNALCYEIKEIGHTLKKLNKKVETLYIGGGTPTTLTAEQLNILLKTIYQYIDLQFVKEMTVEAGRPDTITKEKLEVLKENKINRISINPQTMNDETLIKIGRHHKVQDIIDTYHMANQIGFESINMDLIIGLPDEDEKMVEHTMKEIQKLDPKNLTVHTLAIKRSSKLKESIQNYELAKEEQVQRMIHITQEYAQKMGLTPYYMYRQKYMLGNLENIGYAKENYECIYNIQIIEEKQSIIALGAGGVSKFFYPKENRLERVPNVTNVDEYINRIDEMIERKRKEFFI; this is translated from the coding sequence ATGAATGTATTATTAAAGGGACATAATTTTGAGTATGAGGTAGGAGAACTTTTAAAAATATTTATTCACAAAGAAAATTTCAAATTTGTACAGCAAAAAGCTTTGGAGGATGACCAAAGCTTTTTGCTAGTTAGTGAATATATAAAAGATGAATGTATTGCAAAAGCTACTTTGTTTCAAAAGGAAAAAGCACTTCTTACAAAATCTATAGAGCATAAAATAACAAATGATCCTTTGAATTTAAAAAAAATCATTAAAAGAAGTATAAAAATTGTCATGTATGATCTTTTAAGTGAGTTTTATCATGTGGTTCCTCCTTGGGGAATTCTTACGGGAATTAGACCTACAAAAATTGTACATGAGTTAATTTATGAAGGTTTTCATATAGAAGATATTCAAAAAAGATTAAAAAGTCAATATCGAATGAGTGATGAAAAGATAGATTTAGTGACTCGTATTGCTCAAATTGAAAAGAATTTTATTCATAGTGAACAAGAAGATAGAGTGAGTGTATATATTAGTATTCCATTTTGTCCAACAAGATGTCTTTATTGCTCTTTTCCATCTCATCCATATGAAGAAGAGAAAATAAAAAATTATTTAAATGCTTTATGTTATGAAATCAAGGAAATTGGACATACTTTAAAAAAGTTAAATAAAAAAGTAGAAACTCTGTATATAGGAGGAGGAACTCCTACTACTCTTACAGCAGAGCAGCTTAATATTTTATTAAAAACTATATATCAGTATATAGATCTTCAATTTGTAAAAGAAATGACTGTAGAAGCAGGAAGACCAGATACTATTACAAAAGAAAAATTAGAAGTATTAAAGGAAAATAAAATCAATCGTATTAGTATCAATCCTCAAACAATGAATGATGAAACACTTATAAAGATAGGAAGGCATCATAAAGTGCAAGATATTATAGATACTTATCATATGGCAAACCAAATAGGTTTTGAGTCTATTAATATGGACCTGATTATAGGACTTCCTGATGAAGATGAAAAAATGGTTGAGCATACTATGAAAGAAATTCAAAAACTTGATCCAAAGAATTTAACAGTACATACTTTAGCCATTAAAAGAAGCTCTAAATTAAAAGAAAGTATTCAAAATTATGAATTAGCAAAAGAAGAACAAGTACAAAGAATGATTCATATTACACAAGAGTATGCACAAAAAATGGGACTGACTCCTTATTATATGTATAGGCAAAAGTATATGTTAGGAAACCTTGAAAATATAGGATATGCAAAAGAGAATTATGAATGCATTTATAATATACAAATTATTGAAGAAAAACAAAGTATTATTGCCCTTGGAGCAGGAGGTGTATCTAAATTCTTTTATCCTAAAGAAAATAGATTAGAAAGAGTTCCAAATGTAACAAATGTAGATGAATATATCAATCGAATTGATGAAATGATCGAAAGAAAGAGAAAAGAGTTTTTTATATAA
- the hisS gene encoding histidine--tRNA ligase — translation MLTKAPRGTKDVLPSEVYKWRYVENLFREVCDHFGYKEIRTPIFEHTELFKRGVGETTDIVQKEMYSFEDNGKREITLKPEGTAPVVRAFIENKLYADTQPTKLFYITPCFRYERPQAGRLRAFHQLGVEAFGSNHPSIDAEVIGIAMVFYERLGIKNLELRINSIGCPHCRKKYNDILKDYLKEKLPNLCNTCKDRYERNPMRIIDCKVESCKNELTNIPLMLDYLCDECKEDFEILKESLSAMGLEYVIDPNIVRGLDYYRKTAFEIVSHNIGAQGTVCGGGRYDGLVEELGGPHTPGIGFGMGIERLLLTLENNEIPIPSPKGLDIFIVSIGERAEKEAIGILQNLRREGISADKDYLSRSIKAQFKYANKCNASYTIVLGDDELNQDMVSLKNMNTSEQTTIKLSNLLDELRNRL, via the coding sequence ATGTTAACAAAGGCACCTAGAGGAACAAAAGATGTTTTACCATCAGAAGTGTATAAATGGAGATATGTTGAGAATTTATTTAGAGAAGTTTGTGATCATTTTGGATATAAAGAAATTAGAACTCCAATATTTGAACATACTGAGTTATTTAAAAGAGGAGTAGGAGAAACTACAGATATTGTACAAAAGGAAATGTATTCCTTTGAAGACAATGGGAAAAGAGAGATTACTTTAAAGCCAGAAGGAACAGCTCCTGTAGTAAGAGCTTTTATTGAAAATAAATTATATGCAGATACTCAGCCTACAAAGCTTTTTTATATTACTCCATGTTTTAGATATGAAAGACCACAAGCAGGAAGACTTAGAGCTTTTCATCAATTAGGAGTAGAAGCTTTTGGAAGTAATCATCCTTCAATAGATGCAGAAGTAATAGGGATTGCTATGGTATTTTATGAAAGATTAGGTATAAAAAATTTAGAACTTAGAATCAATAGTATTGGCTGTCCTCATTGTCGTAAAAAATATAATGATATATTAAAAGATTATTTAAAAGAAAAGCTTCCTAATTTATGTAATACTTGCAAAGACCGATATGAAAGAAATCCAATGCGAATTATTGATTGTAAAGTAGAATCTTGTAAAAATGAACTTACCAATATACCTCTTATGTTGGATTACTTATGCGACGAATGCAAGGAAGATTTTGAAATATTAAAAGAAAGTCTTTCAGCAATGGGACTTGAATATGTGATAGATCCAAATATTGTAAGGGGATTAGATTATTATAGAAAAACTGCATTTGAGATAGTCTCTCATAATATAGGAGCACAAGGAACTGTATGTGGGGGAGGACGTTATGATGGTCTTGTAGAAGAATTAGGAGGACCACATACACCAGGAATTGGTTTTGGAATGGGAATAGAAAGATTACTCCTTACTTTAGAGAATAATGAAATACCAATCCCAAGTCCTAAGGGATTAGATATTTTTATTGTATCCATAGGAGAACGTGCAGAAAAAGAAGCTATAGGAATTCTTCAAAATTTAAGAAGAGAAGGTATTTCTGCTGATAAAGATTATTTAAGCAGAAGTATTAAAGCTCAATTTAAATATGCAAATAAATGTAATGCTTCTTATACGATTGTATTAGGAGATGATGAATTAAATCAAGATATGGTTTCTTTAAAAAATATGAATACAAGTGAACAAACTACCATTAAGCTTAGCAATTTATTAGATGAATTAAGAAATAGATTATAG